The genomic window CGGCGGCGTGATCCGCTCCATGTCGGTCGAGCCGGACGAGAGCTTTTTCCCGCCGCTTGAACGCGCGGTCCGCCATTCGATCCCGAAGCCCTTGGCATTGATTCTCAACTACCCTTCGAACCCGACGGCTTTCGTCGCGACGCTCGATTTCTACAAGGACGTTGTCGCCTTCGCCAAGAAGCACGACATCATCGTGCTGTCGGACCTTGCCTATTCCGAGATCTACTTCGACGGCGCTCCGCCGCCGTCGGTTCTCGAAGTGCCGGGTGCAATGGATGTGACCGTCGAGTTCACCTCGATGTCGAAGACTTTCTCCATGCCCGGATGGCGCATGGGCTTTGCCGTCGGCAACGAGCGGCTGATCGCCGCCCTGACGCGCGTGAAGTCCTACCTCGACTACGGCGCCTTTACGCCGATCCAGGTGGCGGCGACGCACGCTCTGAACGGCGATGGCTCCGACATTGCGGAAGTCCGCAACGTCTATAAGCGTCGCCGCGACGTCATGGTCGAGAGCTTCGGCAAATCAGGCTTCGAAGTGCCGCCGCCGGCCGCCACCATGTTCGCCTGGGCGAAGATCCCGGAAAAGTTCCGTCATCTCGGTTCGCTTGAGTTCTCCAAGCTGCTGGTCGAGAAGGCCGACGTCGCCGTTGCCCCGGGCATCGGCTTCGGCGAGATGGGCGACGACTACGTCCGTCTGGCGCTTGTCGAGAACGAACACCGCATCCGCCAGGCCGCGCGCAACATCAAGAAGTTCATGTCGACGGCGGACGAGACGATGCACAACGTCATCTCGCTCAACGCACACCGTTAATTCCAACCTCGAAGACAGCCGCAGATCTGCGGCTGTCTCTCACCACATTTCAGGATCGATCCATGGCAGATGCCCTCAAAATCGGCATTGCGGGCTTGGGCACCGTTGGCGCTTCACTCGTCCGCATCATTCAGCAGAAGAGCAACGAGCTTGCCGTCACCTGCGGGCGTCCGATTACGATCACCGCGGTTTCCGCGCGCGACAAAACGCGGGACCGAGGCGTCGATCTCTCCGCTGTCACCTGGTTCGATCGGCCTGAGGATCTGGCCGAAAAGGGCGATATCGACGTCTTCGTCGAGCTGATGGGCGGGGCCGAAGGGGCCGCCAACGTCTCGGTGCGAACAGCGCTCCAGCGTGGTCTCCATGTGGTGACAGCCAACAAGGCGCTGCTTGCCTATCACGGCGTCGAGCTTGCGATGATCGCGGAAGAGAAGGGCTCGCTACTGAATTTCGAAGCGGCGGTCGCCGGCGGTATCCCCGTCATCAAGGCGCTGCGCGAATCGCTGACAGGCAATGCCGTCTCGCGCATCTACGGCATCATGAACGGCACCTGCAATTACATCCTGACCAAGATGGAGAAGGAAGGGCTTCCCTTCGCAGAATGCCTCAAGGAAGCGCAGCGGCTGGGTTATGCCGAAGCCGATCCCGCCTTCGACATCGAGGGCAACGATACCGCCCATAAGCTTGCCATCCTGACGACGCTCGCCTTCGGCAACCGCATTGCGGCCGACGACATCTATCTCGAAGGCATCACCAATATCTCGATCGAGGACATCCACGCCGCCGCCGAGCTCGGCTATCGCATCAAGCTGCTCGGCGTCGCCCAGCGCACCGATACCGGCATCGAGCAGCGTGTGCATCCAACCATGGTACCGGTCGATTCGGTCATCGCCCAGGTCGACGGCGTCACCAATGCGGTGGCGATCGAATCCGATGTGCTCGGCGAACTGTTGATGGTCGGCCCCGGCGCCGGCGGCAATGCGACGGCTTCTTCGGTCCTCGGCGATATCGCCGACATTGCCAAGAGCCAGCCGGGCGCCCAGCGCGTACCGGTGCTCGGCCATCCCGCAGCGGCGCTGGAGCCCTACCGCAAGGCACGGATGCAGAGCCACGAGGGCGGCTATTTCATCCGTCTCACCGTGCTCGACCGCACCGGCGTCTTCGCAAGCGTCGCAACCCGCATGGCCGAAAACCACATCTCGCTGGAATCGATCGTCCAGCGCTCCAAGCAGCATCTGGCGCCTTCGCACCATCAGACGATCATTCTCGTCACTCACGCGACGACGGAAGAGTCGGTGCGCAAAGCCGTCGCCTCGATCAAGTCGGAGGGTTATCTTTTCGGCGAGCCGCAGGTTATTCGCATCGAGCGGCCCAAAGAGGAAGGCTGAGCCCTTATCCTGAAGTGGGACGGATGCCGCCCTGTCTCTGGCAGGGCGGTTTTTTCTGTTATCTGTTTAACATTCCCTTACGGAAGTCTATATTAACAGATACCGAAATATTGATATAAATAAAACCGGAGATGGTGAGTCGTCGGCGGGAGAGTTTCATGAGCAAGGACAGCCATGCCGGGAAGGGGTATGGCCGCCCGGGCGAGGCGCCGCCAGACCATCCCAATATGCTTGAGCAAATCCTCGAGCCGATCCACAGTGAGATTCGCAAAGATCCTCAAGATGAGCTTGACGGCGACGAATACACGCCAGGCCGCAACTGGGCCATTTTGCTGACGCTGTTTTCGGTCCTGCTGGTGCAACTCGCCGGCATCGCCCTGATCGTCTGGGCCGTGTTCTGGTAAAAATCCGTGTCTGCGAACTCCTCGCTATGTTATCTCCGCTGCTCCTGTAGAAAGAGCAGATAAAGTCAGCGGAGTTTGGCATGGCAGATCTCGTCGATCCCGTACAGCGCGCGTTTCTCGGCGTGGAGAAATCCGCGCTCGACAATCGCTGGGTCGCGCGGCTCGATCAGGCCGGGCAGAATCGCGCGCTGGCCATGTCGCAGATTCACGGATTGCCGGATCTGATCGCCCGCGTATTGGCGGGGCGCGGCGTGACGGTGGACGAGGCGATCGAGTTTCTCGATCCGACGATCCGCGGCCTGATGCCCGATCCCCATACACTGACCGATTGCGAAAAGGCGGCCGTCCGTCTCGTGCGCGCGATCGAGCGCGGGGAGAATGTCGCAATCTTCGGCGACTACGACGTCGATGGTGCGGCCTCGTCGGCGCTGATGTTCCGCTTTCTCAGCCATTTCGGCGTCAAGGCGAACATCTATATTCCCGACCGCATCTTCGAAGGCTACGGCCCCAATCCGGCGGCAATCAATCAGTTGATCGACAATGGCGCTCAACTGATCGTCACCGTCGATTGCGGCTCCACCAGTCACGAGGCGCTTGCAGCCGCTGCCGCGCGCAATATCGATGTCGTCGTCATTGATCACCACCAGGTGACACATGAGCTGCCGCCCTGCCATGCGCTCGTCAATCCGAATCGTGAGGATGATCTCTCGGGGCAGGGGCATCTTTGTGCTGCGGGCGTCGTCTTCATGGTGCTGGTCGCGACATTGCGGCTGCTGCGCGCGGCCGGGAACAAGCGCATCCTGGCGCTCGACTTGCTGCAATGGCTTGACATCGTGGCGCTTGCGACGGTCTGCGATGTCGTGCCCTTGAAGGGCCTCAACCGCGCTTATGTCGTGAAGGGGCTGGTTGCCGCCCGGCACCAGAGCAATGCCGGCCTTGCCGCACTCTTCCGCAAGGCTGGGCTTGCCGGCCCTGTCACGCCCTATCATTTCGGCTTCCTCATTGGCCCGCGCATCAATGCCGGGGGGCGGATCGGCGACGCGGCGCTCGGAAGCCGCCTGCTGACGCTTGACGATGCGGGAGAGGCTGAAATGATCGCGCAGCGCCTCGACGAACTCAACCGTGAGCGTCAGGCGATGGAGGCGATGATGCTGCAGGAGGCGGAAGCCGAAGCGCTCGCCGAATATGGCGACGGCGAGGGCGCGTCCGTCATCGTCACGGCCCATGAGAAATGGCATCCCGGTATCGTCGGGCTGATCG from Rhizobium sp. Pop5 includes these protein-coding regions:
- a CDS encoding LL-diaminopimelate aminotransferase, which encodes MEEFHKVRRLPPYVFEQVNRLKASARAGGADIIDLGMGNPDLPTPQAIVDKLCEVVQDPRTHRYSSSKGIPGLRRAQAAYYARRFGVKLNPDTQVVATLGSKEGFANMAQAITAPGDVILCPNPTYPIHAFGFLMAGGVIRSMSVEPDESFFPPLERAVRHSIPKPLALILNYPSNPTAFVATLDFYKDVVAFAKKHDIIVLSDLAYSEIYFDGAPPPSVLEVPGAMDVTVEFTSMSKTFSMPGWRMGFAVGNERLIAALTRVKSYLDYGAFTPIQVAATHALNGDGSDIAEVRNVYKRRRDVMVESFGKSGFEVPPPAATMFAWAKIPEKFRHLGSLEFSKLLVEKADVAVAPGIGFGEMGDDYVRLALVENEHRIRQAARNIKKFMSTADETMHNVISLNAHR
- a CDS encoding homoserine dehydrogenase — protein: MADALKIGIAGLGTVGASLVRIIQQKSNELAVTCGRPITITAVSARDKTRDRGVDLSAVTWFDRPEDLAEKGDIDVFVELMGGAEGAANVSVRTALQRGLHVVTANKALLAYHGVELAMIAEEKGSLLNFEAAVAGGIPVIKALRESLTGNAVSRIYGIMNGTCNYILTKMEKEGLPFAECLKEAQRLGYAEADPAFDIEGNDTAHKLAILTTLAFGNRIAADDIYLEGITNISIEDIHAAAELGYRIKLLGVAQRTDTGIEQRVHPTMVPVDSVIAQVDGVTNAVAIESDVLGELLMVGPGAGGNATASSVLGDIADIAKSQPGAQRVPVLGHPAAALEPYRKARMQSHEGGYFIRLTVLDRTGVFASVATRMAENHISLESIVQRSKQHLAPSHHQTIILVTHATTEESVRKAVASIKSEGYLFGEPQVIRIERPKEEG
- the recJ gene encoding single-stranded-DNA-specific exonuclease RecJ, which codes for MADLVDPVQRAFLGVEKSALDNRWVARLDQAGQNRALAMSQIHGLPDLIARVLAGRGVTVDEAIEFLDPTIRGLMPDPHTLTDCEKAAVRLVRAIERGENVAIFGDYDVDGAASSALMFRFLSHFGVKANIYIPDRIFEGYGPNPAAINQLIDNGAQLIVTVDCGSTSHEALAAAAARNIDVVVIDHHQVTHELPPCHALVNPNREDDLSGQGHLCAAGVVFMVLVATLRLLRAAGNKRILALDLLQWLDIVALATVCDVVPLKGLNRAYVVKGLVAARHQSNAGLAALFRKAGLAGPVTPYHFGFLIGPRINAGGRIGDAALGSRLLTLDDAGEAEMIAQRLDELNRERQAMEAMMLQEAEAEALAEYGDGEGASVIVTAHEKWHPGIVGLIAARLKEKFKRPAFAIAFDPSGRGTGSGRSINGFDMGRMVRAAVDEGILVKGGGHAMAAGLTVERDHLGRLRTFFTEKAERTVANLVANETLKIDGAIGASGATLELIDRLEAAGPYGSGHAQPLFAVPAHRVRDARLVGEKHVKVTLEAMDGSRLDGIAFRAADTALGGLLLNSRGASLHVAGSLGADHYQGARRIQLRVCDAAPAK